A single region of the Nocardioides ochotonae genome encodes:
- a CDS encoding 1-acyl-sn-glycerol-3-phosphate acyltransferase → MLYWFLKWVALGPLLKVVFRPELHGVDNVPAEGPAILASNHLSYADWLFMPLRLPRRVTFVAKAEYFNGTGIKGALQRAFFGGSGQVPIDRASGSAAEGALSAAKRILDEGHLFGIYPEGTRSHDGRLYRGKTGVARLALESRAPVIPVAVIGTDVVAPPGKKFGKFTRPVVKFGEPLDFSRYEGMENDRYILRSITDEIMYEIMRLSGQEYVDMYAAQAKELSKEQAKEQARAARREDAAHKKAS, encoded by the coding sequence GTGTTGTATTGGTTCCTCAAGTGGGTCGCGCTCGGCCCCCTGCTCAAGGTCGTCTTCCGCCCTGAGCTGCACGGGGTCGACAACGTCCCCGCCGAGGGCCCGGCCATCCTGGCCAGCAACCACCTCTCCTACGCCGACTGGCTGTTCATGCCGCTGCGGCTGCCGCGCCGGGTCACCTTCGTGGCCAAGGCCGAGTACTTCAACGGCACCGGCATCAAGGGCGCCCTGCAGCGGGCCTTCTTCGGCGGCTCGGGCCAGGTGCCGATCGACCGGGCCAGCGGCAGCGCCGCCGAGGGCGCACTGAGCGCGGCGAAGCGGATCCTCGACGAGGGCCACCTGTTCGGCATCTACCCCGAGGGCACCCGCTCCCACGACGGCCGCCTCTACCGCGGCAAGACCGGCGTCGCGCGCCTCGCGCTCGAGTCCCGTGCCCCGGTGATCCCGGTCGCGGTGATCGGCACCGACGTCGTCGCCCCGCCCGGCAAGAAGTTCGGCAAGTTCACCCGCCCGGTGGTGAAGTTCGGCGAGCCCCTGGACTTCTCGCGCTACGAGGGCATGGAGAACGACCGCTACATCCTGCGCTCGATCACCGACGAGATCATGTACGAGATCATGCGGCTCTCCGGCCAGGAGTACGTCGACATGTACGCCGCCCAGGCCAAGGAGCTCTCCAAGGAGCAGGCGAAGGAGCAGGCTCGCGCCGCACGTCGCGAGGACGCCGCGCACAAGAAGGCGTCCTGA
- a CDS encoding NYN domain-containing protein yields the protein MDDVVSTTTEPGLETLPAPVRARVVARAAEVLPEVPRLPPSLRRVAAFAPARRGRLGAGAITAALADDDLRERVAVQLTARGPAAADPVDALALAWLLRPEGWTAVLADGVRRLEEQTGTGAREAEVERLRARLEQAEQAHRELRASHRVQVDEYKSEISTLRRRLGESRAAERAARSGEENELREAVAAREEAQAQAAAHLKEVRRLRAQVSGLEEELAAGRRTTRAAKDEGTVRARVLLETLLDAAGGLQRELALPPVSGNPADRVEAEVAGAGERGPGGGPVRPSVTPALLEQYLAMPRARLVVDGYNVSKTAWPQSSLEAQRIRLLKALAPVVARTGAETTVVFDAAASSHRPVVGAPRGVKVLFSPEGVIADDVIRDLVTAEPVGRVVLVVTSDGALGADVARAGARVVPSDVLRALLDRTA from the coding sequence ATGGACGACGTCGTGAGCACCACCACGGAGCCGGGGCTGGAGACGCTTCCGGCGCCGGTGCGCGCCCGCGTCGTCGCCCGCGCCGCCGAGGTGCTGCCCGAGGTCCCGCGGCTGCCGCCGAGCCTGCGCCGGGTCGCGGCGTTCGCGCCGGCCCGCCGCGGCCGGCTCGGCGCCGGCGCGATCACCGCGGCGCTGGCCGACGACGACCTGCGGGAGCGGGTGGCGGTGCAGCTGACGGCGCGCGGACCGGCGGCCGCGGACCCCGTCGACGCGCTGGCGCTCGCGTGGCTGCTGCGCCCGGAGGGCTGGACCGCGGTGCTCGCCGACGGGGTACGCCGCCTGGAGGAGCAGACCGGCACCGGGGCGCGCGAGGCGGAGGTGGAGCGGCTGCGGGCGCGCCTGGAGCAGGCCGAGCAGGCGCACCGCGAGCTGCGCGCCAGCCACCGGGTGCAGGTCGATGAGTACAAGTCCGAGATCAGCACGCTGCGCCGCCGCCTCGGCGAGAGCCGGGCGGCCGAGCGCGCTGCCCGGTCCGGGGAGGAGAACGAGCTGCGCGAGGCCGTCGCCGCGCGCGAGGAGGCGCAGGCCCAGGCGGCCGCCCACCTCAAGGAGGTCCGCCGGCTGCGCGCCCAGGTGAGCGGGCTCGAGGAGGAGCTCGCCGCGGGCCGTCGTACGACGCGCGCGGCGAAGGACGAGGGGACGGTGCGGGCCCGGGTGCTGCTGGAGACGCTGCTCGACGCGGCCGGTGGGCTGCAGCGCGAGCTCGCGCTGCCACCGGTCTCGGGCAACCCGGCTGACCGCGTGGAGGCCGAGGTGGCCGGCGCGGGGGAGCGCGGCCCGGGCGGTGGTCCGGTCCGGCCCTCGGTGACGCCGGCCCTGCTCGAGCAGTACCTCGCCATGCCGCGGGCGCGGCTGGTCGTCGACGGCTACAACGTCAGCAAGACCGCCTGGCCCCAGTCCTCGCTGGAGGCCCAGCGGATCCGGCTGCTCAAGGCGCTGGCACCCGTCGTGGCGCGCACCGGCGCGGAGACGACGGTGGTCTTCGACGCCGCCGCCTCGAGCCACCGCCCGGTGGTCGGCGCCCCGCGCGGGGTGAAGGTGCTGTTCAGTCCCGAGGGCGTGATCGCCGACGACGTGATCCGCGACCTCGTCACGGCGGAGCCGGTGGGCCGCGTCGTGCTGGTGGTCACCAGCGACGGGGCGCTCGGGGCCGACGTGGCCCGCGCCGGTGCCCGGGTGGTCCCCTCCGACGTGCTGCGTGCGCTGCTCGACCGCACGGCCTGA
- a CDS encoding SRPBCC family protein: MAEQTSSSIVIEAAPGEVMEVIGDFEAYPEWAKGMQEVRVVEPGEDGWAKRVHFVLDVAPIKDEYTLAYDWDGYDEVTWNLVEGNMLKALDGAYTLRDLGGGRTEVTYRLALDVSVPLIGMLKRKGEKILIDTALKGLKKRVESSR, encoded by the coding sequence ATGGCCGAGCAGACCAGCTCCTCGATCGTGATCGAGGCCGCTCCGGGCGAGGTCATGGAGGTCATCGGCGACTTCGAGGCCTATCCCGAGTGGGCCAAGGGCATGCAGGAGGTCCGGGTCGTGGAGCCGGGCGAGGACGGCTGGGCCAAGCGGGTCCACTTCGTGCTCGACGTGGCGCCGATCAAGGACGAGTACACCCTCGCCTACGACTGGGACGGCTACGACGAGGTCACCTGGAACCTGGTCGAGGGCAACATGCTCAAGGCGCTCGACGGCGCCTACACGCTGCGCGACCTCGGCGGCGGGCGCACCGAGGTGACCTACCGACTGGCGCTGGACGTCTCGGTCCCCCTGATCGGGATGCTGAAGCGCAAGGGCGAGAAGATCCTCATCGACACCGCGCTCAAGGGCCTGAAGAAGCGCGTCGAGTCGTCGCGCTGA
- a CDS encoding ArsA family ATPase, producing the protein MRILLLTGKGGVGKSTLAAGTAALAAADGARTLVLSTDAAHSLADAYGVAVGAEPTEVAPRLFVQQVDAQLRFEQSWADVQRYLLQVLDAVGVDRVAAEELTVLPGAEEVLALLELRLRARSGEWDAIVVDCGPTAETLRLLALPEALGWYMQRVLPAERRLVRTLRPVLQRTVGVPMPGGDVFDAIERLHAELAEVHALLTGPGASVRLVLTPEAMVLAESRRTWTHLSLFGYTVDGVLANRVFPAAGADDWRAGWVDAQERVLAEVEDSFVGLPVWRSVYRAAEPVGVEALAALAREVYDGADPLAVPAGEGPFAITRTAGGAVLRLALPLVERGDVDLARNGEELVVTVGSYRRLLTLPSGLARMRVAGARVADGALRVRFAESERDTVPHHPDQHTEDLA; encoded by the coding sequence GTGCGCATCCTCCTCCTGACCGGCAAGGGCGGCGTCGGCAAGTCCACGCTCGCCGCCGGCACCGCCGCCCTGGCCGCGGCGGACGGCGCCCGCACGCTCGTGCTCTCCACCGACGCCGCGCACTCGCTCGCCGATGCCTACGGCGTCGCGGTGGGTGCGGAGCCCACCGAGGTGGCGCCGCGGCTCTTCGTGCAGCAGGTCGACGCCCAGCTCCGCTTCGAGCAGTCCTGGGCCGACGTGCAGCGCTACCTGCTGCAGGTGCTCGACGCGGTCGGTGTCGACCGGGTCGCCGCCGAGGAGCTCACGGTGCTGCCCGGCGCCGAGGAGGTGCTGGCGCTGCTCGAGCTGCGGCTGCGCGCCCGCTCGGGGGAGTGGGACGCCATCGTCGTCGACTGCGGGCCCACCGCCGAGACGCTGCGGCTGCTGGCGCTGCCCGAGGCGCTGGGCTGGTACATGCAGCGGGTGCTGCCCGCCGAGCGCCGCCTCGTGCGGACGCTGCGCCCGGTGCTCCAGCGCACCGTCGGCGTGCCGATGCCCGGCGGGGACGTCTTCGACGCCATCGAGCGGCTGCACGCCGAGCTCGCCGAGGTGCACGCGCTGCTGACCGGTCCGGGCGCGAGCGTGCGCCTGGTGCTGACGCCGGAGGCGATGGTGCTCGCCGAGTCGCGGCGTACCTGGACCCACCTCTCGCTCTTCGGCTACACCGTCGACGGGGTGCTGGCCAACCGGGTCTTCCCGGCGGCCGGCGCCGACGACTGGCGCGCCGGGTGGGTGGACGCCCAGGAGCGGGTGCTCGCCGAGGTCGAGGACTCCTTCGTCGGCCTGCCGGTGTGGCGCTCGGTCTACCGGGCCGCCGAGCCGGTGGGCGTCGAGGCGCTCGCCGCCCTCGCCCGCGAGGTGTACGACGGGGCCGACCCGCTCGCCGTACCTGCCGGGGAGGGGCCGTTCGCGATCACCCGCACCGCGGGCGGGGCCGTGCTGCGCCTGGCCCTGCCGCTGGTCGAGCGCGGTGACGTCGACCTCGCGCGCAACGGCGAGGAGCTGGTGGTGACGGTCGGGTCGTATCGTCGGCTGCTGACCCTGCCCTCGGGCCTCGCCCGGATGCGGGTCGCCGGCGCGCGCGTCGCTGACGGCGCCCTGCGGGTGCGGTTCGCCGAGAGCGAGCGCGACACCGTCCCGCACCACCCCGACCAGCACACGGAGGACCTGGCGTGA
- a CDS encoding C40 family peptidase produces MQHGRKRFISALAGTGLIGAIALSPSTPANAEPDIDDVKERVDRLYHEAEQASERYNDAKLELADLQGDLTSLRADEKRQDQRLSGVRDQVADSIVTQYTGQGLSAAGEVFVSDDPGAFLASLTTMAAFNDLQGELLGSYTTEVKALELRREATESRIAKVAETKEEMAEQKEAIEEKFDEAQALLDRLEAEEREALVSRSASREDAPAPASVPASGRAGAAIQYAMAQVGDAYVYGAAGPSAFDCSGLTMMAWAQAGVALPHSSSAQFSSGPRISEGDLQPGDLVFYYSPISHVGMYIGNGQIVHAANPGSGVTTAPLHSMPYVGAVRPG; encoded by the coding sequence GTGCAGCACGGTCGCAAGCGATTCATCAGTGCCCTCGCCGGCACCGGACTCATCGGGGCCATCGCGCTCAGCCCCTCGACCCCGGCCAACGCCGAGCCCGACATCGACGATGTCAAGGAGCGGGTGGATCGGCTCTACCACGAGGCCGAGCAGGCCTCGGAGCGCTACAACGACGCCAAGCTCGAGCTGGCCGACCTCCAGGGCGACCTCACCTCGCTGCGCGCCGACGAGAAGCGGCAGGACCAGCGCCTGTCCGGCGTGCGCGACCAGGTCGCCGACTCGATCGTGACCCAGTACACCGGCCAGGGCCTCTCGGCCGCCGGTGAGGTCTTCGTCTCCGACGACCCCGGTGCCTTCCTCGCCTCGCTCACCACGATGGCGGCCTTCAACGATCTCCAGGGCGAGCTGCTCGGCAGCTACACCACCGAGGTCAAGGCCCTCGAGCTGCGCCGCGAGGCCACCGAGAGCCGGATCGCCAAGGTCGCGGAGACCAAGGAGGAGATGGCCGAGCAGAAGGAGGCCATCGAGGAGAAGTTCGACGAGGCCCAGGCTCTGCTCGACCGCCTCGAGGCCGAGGAGCGCGAGGCGCTCGTCTCGCGCAGCGCTTCCCGCGAGGACGCCCCGGCTCCCGCCAGCGTCCCCGCCTCGGGTCGCGCCGGCGCGGCGATCCAGTACGCCATGGCCCAGGTCGGCGACGCCTACGTCTACGGTGCCGCGGGCCCCAGCGCCTTCGACTGCTCCGGGCTGACCATGATGGCGTGGGCCCAGGCCGGCGTCGCGCTGCCGCACTCCTCGAGCGCGCAGTTCTCCTCGGGTCCGCGGATCTCCGAGGGTGACCTCCAGCCCGGCGACCTGGTCTTCTACTACAGCCCGATCAGCCACGTCGGCATGTACATCGGCAACGGCCAGATCGTCCACGCGGCCAACCCGGGCAGCGGTGTGACCACCGCGCCGCTGCACTCCATGCCCTACGTCGGCGCCGTCCGCCCGGGCTGA
- a CDS encoding ROK family glucokinase: MSLTCGIDIGGTKIAGGVVDEHGTVIEELRVESPATDVAAIEEAVTALVKELGSRHDLTAVGVGAAGYIDRDRAKIYFAPNIAWRDVHLRAELEERLDLPCVIENDANAAAWGEFRFGAGHDTDDLLLLTIGTGVGGGLVLDGSLYRGGFGVGAEIGHLRVVPDGLPCGCGNRGCLEQYASGSALVRETRAAVRRDPARAGALLDLAGGDVERIDGPLVTRAAQAGDELARARLAEVGRWIGEGIASLAAVLDPAVVVIGGGVSEAGDLLLDPAREAFDAQLPGRGFRPSLTIRHAELGNRAGVIGAADLARR, translated from the coding sequence GTGAGCCTGACCTGCGGCATCGACATCGGCGGCACCAAGATCGCCGGCGGCGTCGTCGACGAGCACGGCACCGTGATCGAGGAGCTGCGCGTCGAGTCGCCCGCGACCGACGTGGCGGCCATCGAGGAGGCCGTGACCGCGCTGGTCAAGGAGCTGGGCTCGCGGCACGACCTGACCGCGGTCGGCGTCGGCGCGGCGGGCTACATCGACCGGGACCGGGCGAAGATCTACTTCGCGCCCAACATCGCCTGGCGTGACGTCCACCTGCGCGCCGAGCTCGAGGAGCGTCTCGACCTGCCGTGCGTGATCGAGAACGACGCCAACGCCGCTGCGTGGGGCGAGTTCCGCTTCGGCGCCGGGCACGACACCGACGACCTGCTGCTGCTGACCATCGGCACCGGGGTCGGTGGCGGCCTGGTGCTCGACGGCTCGCTGTACCGCGGCGGGTTCGGCGTCGGCGCCGAGATCGGCCACCTCCGCGTGGTGCCCGACGGGCTGCCCTGCGGCTGCGGCAACCGCGGCTGCCTGGAGCAGTACGCCAGCGGCTCGGCCCTGGTGCGCGAGACCCGCGCCGCGGTGCGCCGCGACCCGGCACGTGCCGGTGCGCTGCTCGACCTCGCCGGCGGCGACGTCGAGCGCATCGACGGCCCGCTCGTCACCCGCGCCGCGCAGGCCGGGGACGAGCTCGCCCGCGCCCGGCTCGCCGAGGTGGGCCGCTGGATCGGGGAGGGCATCGCCTCGCTCGCCGCGGTCCTCGACCCTGCGGTGGTGGTGATCGGCGGCGGGGTCAGCGAGGCTGGCGACCTGCTGCTGGACCCGGCGCGCGAGGCCTTCGACGCCCAGCTCCCCGGCCGTGGCTTCCGCCCCAGCCTGACCATCCGGCACGCCGAGCTCGGCAACCGGGCCGGCGTCATCGGCGCCGCCGACCTCGCCCGGCGCTAG
- a CDS encoding M48 family metallopeptidase encodes MTPEHRPAALGVSIVAGLLFVALAAWLVPWDPVPGGDLTPADPAAYFGAEHLARAETFTTWSRVWSWSSLAVSLLVACWFGFTRRGRAVVARVQRGPWWLQVVLAVAFLDLVGRLVTLPFGIRQRLHLREYGLSVQSWDGYAADLVTGELLDIVVTSLALLAVMACARRWRRAWPVIAAGVAATLVMLGSFVYPIVVEPLFSSFTTLPDGALRDGVLALAEEEGVDVDEVLVNDASQRTTTLNAYVSGFGGTRRVVLYDTLVEELPQDQALTVVAHELAHARHDDVLVGSVLGASGAAFGVGLLGLVLGGRRRATRLGDPACVPVVLALVALATFLSSPVQNTISRHIELRADVDALRATDDPETFVDMQVQLMTRSLADPTPWAPSQLWFGSHPTGWTRIALAQRLAQEE; translated from the coding sequence GTGACCCCAGAGCACCGGCCGGCAGCGCTCGGCGTCAGCATCGTGGCCGGCCTGCTCTTCGTCGCCCTCGCGGCGTGGCTGGTGCCGTGGGACCCGGTCCCGGGCGGCGACCTGACCCCGGCCGATCCCGCGGCGTACTTCGGCGCCGAGCACCTCGCGCGCGCCGAGACCTTCACCACCTGGTCACGGGTGTGGAGCTGGAGCTCGTTGGCGGTCTCGCTCCTGGTGGCCTGCTGGTTCGGCTTCACCCGGCGCGGCCGGGCGGTGGTCGCGCGCGTGCAGCGCGGGCCGTGGTGGCTGCAGGTGGTCCTCGCGGTCGCCTTCCTCGACCTCGTCGGTCGGCTGGTCACCCTTCCCTTCGGCATCCGGCAGCGCCTGCACCTGCGCGAGTACGGGCTCTCGGTGCAGTCGTGGGACGGGTACGCCGCCGACCTGGTCACGGGCGAGCTGCTCGACATCGTCGTGACCTCGCTGGCGCTGCTCGCGGTCATGGCCTGCGCGCGCCGCTGGCGCCGGGCCTGGCCGGTGATCGCCGCGGGCGTCGCGGCGACGCTGGTGATGCTGGGGTCCTTCGTCTACCCGATCGTGGTGGAGCCGCTGTTCAGCTCCTTCACCACGCTGCCGGACGGTGCGCTGCGCGACGGTGTCCTCGCCCTCGCCGAGGAGGAGGGGGTCGACGTCGACGAGGTGCTGGTCAACGACGCCTCCCAGCGCACCACGACCCTCAACGCCTACGTCTCGGGGTTCGGTGGGACCCGGCGCGTGGTCCTCTACGACACCCTCGTCGAGGAGCTGCCGCAGGACCAGGCGCTGACGGTGGTCGCGCACGAGCTGGCCCACGCGCGCCACGACGACGTGCTGGTGGGGTCGGTGCTCGGCGCGAGCGGTGCGGCGTTCGGCGTCGGCCTGCTCGGGCTGGTGCTCGGTGGCCGGCGCCGGGCCACCCGGCTCGGGGACCCCGCGTGCGTGCCGGTCGTGCTGGCGCTGGTCGCGCTCGCGACCTTCCTGTCCAGCCCGGTGCAGAACACGATCAGCCGCCACATCGAGCTGCGCGCCGACGTCGACGCGCTGCGCGCCACCGACGATCCCGAGACGTTCGTCGACATGCAGGTGCAGCTGATGACCCGTTCCTTGGCCGACCCGACGCCGTGGGCGCCGTCCCAGCTGTGGTTCGGCTCCCACCCCACGGGGTGGACGCGGATCGCGCTGGCGCAGCGGTTGGCCCAAGAGGAGTAG
- a CDS encoding alpha/beta hydrolase: MTIHPLAAPLSAPARPELTGGRRVGILLSHGFTGQPASVKPWGEHLASLGYAVEVPRLPGHGTTWQEMNATRWEDWYGELARVFDGLCLENDVVVVGGLSMGGALALRLAADHPDRVSGVVVVNPAVATRRLDVKLLPVLQHVLPSMPGIVDDIAKPGVTEHGYPRTPLRAARSMFRAWPELVATLPRVTAPLLYLRSSVDHVVDDLSEPLITERVSSTDVRVVRLEDSYHVATLDHDAPRIFEESADFLARVSTR; encoded by the coding sequence ATGACGATCCACCCGCTCGCCGCGCCGCTCTCGGCCCCTGCCCGACCCGAGCTGACGGGCGGTCGTCGGGTCGGCATCCTGCTCAGCCACGGCTTCACCGGCCAGCCCGCCTCGGTCAAGCCCTGGGGCGAGCACCTCGCCTCACTGGGGTACGCCGTGGAGGTCCCCCGGCTGCCCGGCCACGGCACCACCTGGCAGGAGATGAACGCCACCCGCTGGGAGGACTGGTACGGCGAGCTGGCCCGCGTCTTCGACGGGCTGTGCCTCGAGAACGACGTGGTCGTGGTGGGCGGCCTGTCGATGGGCGGAGCGCTCGCGCTGCGCCTCGCGGCCGACCACCCGGACCGGGTCTCCGGCGTGGTCGTGGTGAACCCGGCCGTCGCGACCCGGCGCCTCGACGTCAAGCTGCTGCCGGTGCTCCAGCACGTGCTGCCCTCGATGCCGGGCATCGTCGACGACATCGCCAAGCCGGGCGTCACCGAGCACGGCTACCCCCGCACGCCGCTGCGCGCCGCGCGCTCGATGTTCCGCGCCTGGCCCGAGCTGGTCGCCACGCTGCCCCGGGTCACCGCGCCCCTGCTCTACCTGCGCTCGAGCGTCGACCACGTCGTCGACGACCTCTCCGAGCCGCTGATCACCGAGCGGGTCTCCTCCACCGACGTGCGCGTGGTGCGGCTCGAGGACAGCTACCACGTGGCGACCCTCGACCACGACGCCCCGCGCATCTTCGAGGAGAGCGCCGACTTCCTCGCCCGCGTGAGCACCCGATAG
- a CDS encoding ROK family protein, giving the protein MALHIGVDVGGTKVLAAEVDADATVHRTARRTTPGRRVEVAVLEDALTEAVLEVADGRRIDGVGLAAAGFVDAAGERVMFAPHLPWRDDPVRGRLARRWDTTVVLDNDANCAARAEVEHGGAREFSDALVLTLGTGIGGAVVLGRRLVRGRNGMAGEFGHQQLVPDGLPCECGGSGCWEQYCSGNALVRHARARIGQEPTVLEQACGGDPDRLVGPMVTAAAEAGDAVARGAFATVGDWLGVGVANLVAALDPEVVVVGGGVSAAGELLLEPARAALGRSLVGAGHRVVPPLVRARFGPEAGVIGAARLAAKATLRDRV; this is encoded by the coding sequence ATGGCGCTCCACATCGGGGTCGACGTGGGCGGCACCAAGGTCCTCGCGGCCGAGGTCGACGCCGACGCGACGGTCCACCGCACCGCACGGCGTACGACGCCGGGACGCCGCGTGGAGGTCGCCGTGCTCGAGGACGCGCTGACCGAGGCCGTGCTGGAGGTGGCCGACGGGCGTCGCATCGACGGCGTCGGGCTGGCCGCGGCCGGCTTCGTGGACGCGGCCGGGGAGCGGGTGATGTTCGCCCCGCACCTGCCCTGGCGTGATGACCCGGTCCGCGGGCGCCTGGCCCGGCGCTGGGACACGACCGTCGTGCTCGACAACGACGCCAACTGCGCCGCCCGCGCCGAGGTCGAGCACGGTGGCGCACGCGAGTTCTCCGACGCCCTCGTGCTGACCCTCGGCACCGGGATCGGCGGCGCGGTGGTGCTGGGGCGTCGACTGGTGCGCGGGCGCAACGGCATGGCCGGGGAGTTCGGTCACCAGCAGCTGGTGCCGGACGGCCTGCCGTGCGAGTGCGGGGGCAGCGGGTGCTGGGAGCAGTACTGCAGCGGCAACGCGCTGGTGCGTCACGCCCGCGCCCGGATCGGCCAGGAGCCGACGGTGCTGGAGCAGGCGTGCGGCGGCGACCCCGACCGGCTGGTCGGCCCGATGGTGACGGCCGCCGCCGAGGCGGGCGACGCGGTCGCCCGTGGGGCCTTCGCCACGGTCGGTGACTGGCTCGGGGTGGGCGTGGCCAACCTGGTCGCGGCGCTCGACCCGGAGGTCGTGGTGGTCGGCGGTGGGGTGTCGGCGGCCGGCGAGCTGCTGCTGGAGCCGGCACGTGCCGCGCTGGGCCGCAGTCTGGTCGGCGCCGGGCACCGCGTGGTGCCGCCGCTGGTGCGGGCGAGGTTCGGTCCGGAGGCCGGCGTCATCGGTGCGGCGCGGCTGGCCGCGAAGGCGACCCTGCGCGACCGGGTTTGA
- a CDS encoding AMP-dependent synthetase/ligase, with amino-acid sequence MREFSTPMTVEVPSTGNLTDDVVRNATEAPQAVLFSRQNPEGWTDVSAAEFLAEVQATAKGLVAAGIEPGDRIALLSKTRYEWTLLDYAIWFAGAVSVPIYETSSASQIQWILQDSGAKAIVAENADHLARIAEIRGELSELNHVWSIGDGAIEVLTSLGGDIRDEDLEKRRTAATPLDLATLIYTSGTTGRPKGCMVTHGNFMFELGVAVDELHELFSGKDASTLIFLPLAHVFARILQIGAIKAGARIGHTPDTTNLMADLQSFRPTFLLAVPRVFEKVFNTASQNAAADGKGRIFDRAADVAIAYSRGIDAGRIPLGVRLQHAVFAKLVYAKLLTALGGKCGYAISGGAALGERLGHFFRGVGITVLEGYGLTETTAALSANMPTATKMGSVGRPFPGTTVRVAEDGELLFRGGQVFAGYWNDEAATAEALEPDGWFHTGDIGEVDDEGFIRITGRKKEIIVTAGGKNVAPAVLEDRLRSHYLISQCIVVGDGQPFIAALVTLDPETWPRWAELNGKTGPLTDHLDDPDLLAEIQGAIDEANLAVSKAESIRKFRILSIDWTEEDGMLTPSLKLKRREVVREHRADIDALYA; translated from the coding sequence GTGCGGGAGTTCTCCACGCCCATGACGGTCGAGGTCCCCAGCACGGGAAACCTCACCGACGACGTCGTGCGCAACGCCACGGAGGCACCGCAGGCGGTCCTCTTCAGCCGCCAGAACCCGGAGGGCTGGACCGATGTCAGCGCCGCCGAGTTCCTCGCGGAGGTGCAGGCCACCGCGAAGGGCCTGGTCGCGGCCGGGATCGAGCCGGGCGACCGCATCGCCCTGCTGTCGAAGACCCGCTATGAGTGGACGCTGCTGGACTACGCGATCTGGTTCGCCGGCGCGGTGTCGGTGCCGATCTACGAGACCTCCTCGGCCTCCCAGATCCAGTGGATCCTCCAGGACTCCGGCGCGAAGGCCATCGTGGCCGAGAACGCCGACCACCTCGCCCGGATCGCGGAGATCCGCGGCGAGCTGAGCGAGCTCAACCACGTCTGGTCCATCGGTGACGGCGCGATCGAGGTGCTCACCAGCCTGGGCGGCGACATTCGCGACGAGGACCTGGAGAAGCGGCGCACCGCCGCGACCCCGTTGGACCTGGCCACGCTGATCTACACCTCGGGCACCACCGGGCGGCCCAAGGGCTGCATGGTCACGCACGGCAACTTCATGTTCGAGCTGGGCGTGGCCGTCGACGAGCTGCACGAGCTGTTCTCCGGCAAGGACGCCTCCACGCTGATCTTCCTGCCGCTGGCCCACGTCTTCGCGCGCATCCTCCAGATCGGCGCCATCAAGGCCGGCGCCCGCATCGGGCACACCCCGGACACCACGAACCTGATGGCCGACCTCCAGTCGTTCCGTCCGACGTTCCTGCTGGCCGTGCCCCGCGTGTTCGAGAAGGTGTTCAACACCGCCTCGCAGAACGCCGCCGCCGACGGCAAGGGCCGGATCTTCGACCGGGCCGCCGACGTCGCGATCGCCTACTCCCGCGGCATCGACGCGGGCCGGATCCCCCTCGGCGTGCGCCTCCAGCACGCGGTGTTCGCCAAGCTGGTCTACGCCAAGCTGCTGACCGCGCTCGGCGGCAAGTGCGGCTACGCGATCTCCGGCGGCGCCGCGCTCGGCGAGCGCCTGGGCCACTTCTTCCGCGGCGTCGGCATCACCGTCCTCGAGGGCTACGGCCTCACCGAGACCACCGCCGCGCTCTCGGCGAACATGCCGACCGCCACCAAGATGGGCAGCGTCGGTCGCCCGTTCCCCGGCACCACCGTCCGCGTCGCCGAGGACGGCGAGCTGCTGTTCCGCGGCGGCCAGGTCTTCGCCGGCTACTGGAACGACGAGGCGGCCACCGCGGAGGCCCTGGAGCCGGACGGCTGGTTCCACACCGGCGACATCGGCGAGGTCGACGACGAGGGCTTCATCCGGATCACCGGGCGCAAGAAGGAGATCATCGTGACCGCGGGCGGCAAGAACGTCGCGCCCGCCGTGCTCGAGGACCGTCTGCGCTCGCACTACCTCATCAGCCAGTGCATCGTCGTCGGCGACGGCCAGCCCTTCATCGCCGCCCTCGTCACCCTCGACCCCGAGACCTGGCCGCGCTGGGCCGAGCTCAACGGCAAGACCGGTCCGCTCACCGACCACCTGGACGACCCGGACCTGCTCGCCGAGATCCAGGGCGCCATCGACGAGGCCAACCTCGCGGTCTCCAAGGCCGAGTCGATCCGCAAGTTCCGGATCCTCTCGATCGACTGGACCGAGGAGGACGGCATGCTCACCCCGAGCCTCAAGCTCAAGCGCCGCGAGGTCGTCCGCGAGCACCGCGCGGACATCGACGCGCTCTACGCCTGA